The DNA segment tcatggggttttccttataaggtttttaatgaggcacctagcaatgcgtattactaaatatgtactctttttccttcactagaattttttcccacgtggtttttcctagtgaggttttaatgagacacattatcttttaatgaacatccaagggggagtgttataaatatattatattatggatgttcatttagtactccattgtaAATAATCTTCAGCTTattcatatgggactccaccgtaaatatgtttatccatttagtactctattggaaataagcttcctgaagaagcttatcacttcagtacccggttatggataaacattaccctaggtagaagattatctataccgggtataataagcttatccattcagtactccgttatggataaacattgctctcagtagaagattatccatatctggtatagtagcagcttacacagcagcttgcagtagcaacaTCCTTtgttctataaatagaagagatttcagttcattatgtacatcagtttgaattcgaataatatatcactTTCtctgtctttactttatagtgtttattttataacagaaaatagtttacttatttttttattctttgaGAAAGAGGGTTTTAAGAGTCGCCATGGAGACCTTTTGTCTCCGCCTTCGGTCACAAACCCTAGCTCTTCCAATTCCACCACTGCCCCCGCCCCCACTATGTCTTCTTCTTCAAAATCCCCACAAACCCACGAACCAAATCCCCAATCCAACACCGTCCCTCAAACAAAAACACTCAAAACCGAGAACAATCTAGAAACCCAAGAACAAATTCCAGAAAAGAACACCCTTTTGgaggaaaaagtagaaaaagaagatgaggatgaagaagaaggagaatgtgGGTTCTGTTTGTATATGAAAGCGGGTGGGTGCAAAGACTCTTTTACCGAATGGGAAAAATGCGTTGAAGAAGGTGAAAATAACAAAGAAGACATTGCTGAAAAGTGTTTTGAAGTCACTTCTGCTTTGCAGAAATGTATGGAGGCGCATTCGGATTATTACGCCCCAATTTTACAGGTGGAGAAAGATATAGAGGCAAAGGTTATTAAGGAACGCGAGAAAGAGCTAACTGATAACAAGGAATCAGTTTCAATGGAGACTGGATCCggagagggttcaaatagttttGACCAAAAGGAAGGCTTGTAAGGTTGGCCAatcaaaagatttttgtttttagcaattttcttttttttggttataCGGTGTTTTTTAACAATGGAAAAATAAGGAATTTAGGTGATTCTTTCGAGAATTGAGAGGGGAACTGAGATTTCCTGATTAAACATATAATTGATAATTGTATTAATGATACCACAAATTTTGCTTCATATCATTGTGTTTTTAACTGATGATTATTTGATTATCATTGTAATTTATTGTTTACTCAGCTTGGGAAGTGGACGTGCACATGATAATTTCTTCTAATTTATGATATAAATGAATATAGTTGAATACTTATAGAGGATTCATATAATCAACCCATTAAGTTTGTGATTGACTATTGAGATAtaattgattgattgattaactGATTATAGTATGATGCTGATCTCGCGGAaagttttctctttttcttttttttcagcTCTCAATTTGAATATATGGTTCGTATGGCTAATAGCAGCTGTGCCTACATAACCAATTTGATGTTTGTCTGCTGAGGGGGGAATTGGCATTGTCCAGGTTATAGGGTTTCGTTGGTTTTATGTATCAAATCGGTAAATCAGACAAAACTTGGCTCTTTGGTGTATTCTTCATTTTGGTATATTTCTTAGTCAATGCGGACTCTAACAATGTTTGAAGTGGACTAATGCAATTATAATGCTAGCTGCGCCCTAGTTAGTAAACATCCATAGGCCCTGAAAGTTCCATTTGATTATCCTCTTAGTGCCTAATTTTACTTGGTGTGCCTTGCAAGTAGTTTGACTTTGCCATCTAGTACTGTTGCTATACTAATTTTAACTTAGTTTAGACTATTGAGGTAAACTCTTCATAAGCTTTTTTTGTGTGTGAAGGCAGAGATAGATGAATGACCTTGAGATCAATGCAAGATTGTTTGTCGGAGCAACACAGGATATTGTTTAGCATTTCTTAATATTTTCTGCCATCAGCAATCAAGATCTTGATTATTTGTTAACAATGACATCATCACCATTTTCATTTTAGAGAGCTTAgattttgctctttttttttttctttattcattaAAAAAATGTATGTCTTAACAGATTTTAAGGCTTTGTTGCTTGAAAATAGCTAGTCCCATGTAGTCTAAATTGAGTTGAGATTAAGTCAACTTCATACGTTTATAACATGTAGCGTACAAATTTTGTTGCATATTTGGTTTTTGAATAAAGCAAAATAGGTGTTTCTACTGTTACCCAGCCTTTGCTATAAAACCATCTTTCGGTGCTTTTGCCAGCAAATACACAAGTTAAACAGCAGAAAAGAAGGTAaatccttctttttctttctattgAATTATGTTAATCTGTGGAAAGAGAAGCTTTTGCATATGTACAAACATGTAAAGGCTGACTTGGCAAGACTTCCTGCTGAAAAGTAAAAGAACacctcaaaatcacaaataagaCTTTATGTATTTGATAATAACTGTTTAAAAAAGCGTTTACCATCTACTCTTTTTAAAACTATCCTTCTGAAGTCTTGATATTCCAAATAAAGGAGTCATCTTAATCACATCTTGATGTCACTACTTGTTGACTaagcttttaattttttttgataaggtaaattgtattaatcaaaagggagagAACTCCCGTATACAGGAAGTATAAcaaaaagtagagaatttacaccagaacatgattctctacaaaagaCGCCCAATCTTCTATACAAGTAGGGTCTATATGAGTGCACCAAAAAGCGATCAAACATAAAAGACTATTCTTAAGATGTGAAAAAGGAGACTCAATCCCCTCGAAAGCTCTCCTatttctctccccccaaactatccacatgagagcTAACGGGGCAAACTTCCAcgccttttgctttcttcttctaaGGAAACCGGCCCAGCTATATAACATCTCCTTTACAGTGCTTGACATCACCCATTGAACACCAAAAAGATTCAGGATTGCCTTCCACAAAGTCGAGGACACAGGACAATGCAACAAAAGATGATCAACTTCTTCCCCTGAGCTTTTACACATGTAGCACCAACTAACAAGTGTAATTCCTCTCTTTCGAAGATTTTCAGCAGTATAGATCACTCCCCTCGCCGCTAAAAAGCACACCTTCGTGGGCGCCTTAGGAATCCGGATCGAGGAGTATGGAAAAGTGGCCTCCTCTCTCACCAACATACTCTGGTAAAAGGACTTTACGGTAAACAAACCATCACATGCAAACCCCAtctccaagaatcacaagatGGTCGAGGCCTGTCTTGTCCATATAGCAGTGTCAACAAATCTTGGAGCTCCGCAATCTCCCAATCTTGCACGTTCCTTCTAAATGAGAGGTCCCATACTACCCCCTCCATGCTCCTTACGAATTTATTGGATCATCAATTCCTTCTGGTTTGAAACTCTGAAGACGTGAGAGAAGGAGACCCTCAGAGTATCCTTTCCACACCACCTATGATTTCAAAAGCTGATTCTCCTCCCATCTCCCACCCTGTAAGTGATGCTGCCACTGAATGCTTCCCAATTCTTCATGATGCTCCTCCACATGCCACACCCGAAAGGTGTTGTGATTGCCTTGGTCCTCCAACCCCCTCCTGTGGAATCGTACTTCTCTACTATGACCTCCTTCCATAGGGCATGCTCTTCTACTCCGAATCTCCACAGCCACTTTCCCAATAAAGCTTTGTTGAAT comes from the Nicotiana sylvestris chromosome 4, ASM39365v2, whole genome shotgun sequence genome and includes:
- the LOC104218695 gene encoding uncharacterized protein; the encoded protein is MSSSSKSPQTHEPNPQSNTVPQTKTLKTENNLETQEQIPEKNTLLEEKVEKEDEDEEEGECGFCLYMKAGGCKDSFTEWEKCVEEGENNKEDIAEKCFEVTSALQKCMEAHSDYYAPILQVEKDIEAKVIKEREKELTDNKESVSMETGSGEGSNSFDQKEGL